A genomic stretch from Methylorubrum extorquens includes:
- a CDS encoding conserved protein of unknown function (Evidence 4 : Unknown function but conserved in other organisms), whose amino-acid sequence MLEDTITHTAARGSNALIGRNILQTMTFMTPDENEQMQTLNAWTGRRDFVVLRHVDEFNHSAGRNLGFRRRRDVEHYVLVRWRLEVHGLLLRALL is encoded by the coding sequence ATGCTGGAGGACACGATCACCCACACGGCGGCCCGAGGATCGAACGCCCTGATCGGTCGCAACATCCTCCAGACGATGACGTTCATGACGCCCGACGAGAACGAGCAGATGCAGACGCTGAACGCCTGGACCGGGCGGCGCGATTTTGTGGTCCTGCGCCACGTGGACGAGTTCAACCATTCAGCAGGCAGGAACCTCGGCTTTCGGCGCCGCCGTGATGTCGAGCACTACGTTCTGGTGCGATGGCGGTTGGAAGTTCATGGGTTGCTCCTAAGGGCGCTCCTGTGA
- a CDS encoding protein of unknown function (Evidence 5 : Unknown function): protein MLQDSNPASPLDRPVHTDASPPGPKGWPLLGSLIGFARDCPPSALLRQIEGLHERRMAGSS from the coding sequence ATGCTTCAGGACAGCAACCCGGCAAGCCCCCTCGATCGGCCTGTCCATACCGATGCCTCGCCTCCAGGTCCGAAGGGCTGGCCGCTCCTCGGGAGCCTGATCGGCTTTGCTCGTGACTGTCCGCCGTCAGCACTCCTGAGACAGATTGAGGGTCTTCACGAACGGAGGATGGCTGGTTCATCGTAG
- a CDS encoding HD-GYP domain-like protein, with translation MAGVFDALTTERPYKQAWSPERARQHLIESAGAHFDPAVVTAFLSRWPQVEADLHLRTANQAVPAAA, from the coding sequence GTGGCCGGCGTCTTCGACGCGCTGACGACGGAGCGCCCCTATAAGCAGGCATGGTCGCCCGAGCGCGCCCGCCAGCACCTAATCGAGAGCGCTGGCGCCCACTTCGACCCGGCGGTGGTCACGGCGTTCCTGAGCCGATGGCCCCAGGTCGAAGCGGATCTGCATCTGCGGACGGCCAACCAAGCGGTACCTGCTGCCGCCTGA
- a CDS encoding conserved protein of unknown function (Evidence 4 : Unknown function but conserved in other organisms), whose translation MSIVNSEVPLLGELARECPITYALSLDPSRSLDLMPHSLRRQTWIIEEAQKERERSREAHTRAQEVLARITRNRLAEGSPILSHAPAAGARVSAWVNRSVLEQPASS comes from the coding sequence ATGTCAATCGTGAATTCCGAAGTACCCCTTTTGGGCGAGCTGGCACGCGAGTGTCCGATAACGTACGCTTTGAGCCTCGATCCTTCGCGCAGTTTGGACCTCATGCCTCATTCCCTGCGTCGTCAGACCTGGATCATCGAAGAAGCGCAGAAGGAAAGGGAACGCTCACGTGAAGCGCACACCCGGGCGCAGGAGGTCCTAGCGCGCATCACCCGGAACAGGCTCGCCGAAGGTTCTCCCATTCTCTCGCATGCCCCTGCGGCTGGCGCACGGGTATCTGCTTGGGTCAATCGGTCGGTTCTCGAACAACCCGCGAGCAGTTGA
- a CDS encoding protein of unknown function (Evidence 5 : Unknown function), translated as MICSAYNLLRWHGSDARPGRGSLARPVPGRKLATSPFHSPLRPSAQPNLVSDRPYPAPRLSSSV; from the coding sequence GTGATCTGCTCCGCTTATAACCTCCTGCGCTGGCACGGGTCTGACGCTAGGCCTGGACGCGGCAGCCTCGCCCGACCAGTACCCGGCCGCAAACTCGCCACCTCGCCGTTCCATAGCCCCCTAAGACCGTCCGCTCAACCGAACCTGGTTTCGGACCGTCCCTACCCCGCGCCCAGGCTTTCCAGTAGCGTATGA
- a CDS encoding putative sensor hybrid histidine kinase with multiple PAS/PAC and response regulator receiver domains (Evidence 3 : Putative function from multiple computational evidences; Product type e : enzyme), producing the protein MTESAGSPNLNFLSGGGRMGERMRAHDWSNSTLGRPETWPQCLRSAVSLMLGSKFPMFVAWGPELGFLYNEPYAEILGDKHPAALGSRFHDIWAEIWDDIAPLIDRAMAGEATWAENLPLVMNRHGYDERTWFTFSYSPVRDDEGEVGGMFCACTETTAKVKAEEALRASEARASGVLEGMGEGFMLLDRDFRILQMNAEGFRLEERPPGEVLGSSHWEIYPGSEQMPIGQMYLRAMRERMPLTLEHRHVWPDGHAAWLEVRAYPHPEGLALFYRDVTERREREKALREAEARLRALADNLPGGMVYQIAMDRDGSNRRFLYVSRGFERMTGMSAEAALLDPAAAYDLILPEYREGLAAAEHVAIRDLAPFDFETPFRRSDGEVRWSRIISAPRRQPDGSLVWDGIQFDDTDRKQVEERLRESEAKFQAIANSIDQMVWSTGPDGHHDYFNQRWYDFTGVPAGSTDGKDWEDIVHPGDRARTWTSWSACLATGEPYRIEYRLRHRTGQYRWTLGRALPMRDEAGRITRWFGTCTDIQDIVEAREVLARSREDLERLVAERTADRDRMWRLSTDVMLVARYDATIEAVNPAWTTLLGWDERELIGSAFMDLVHPDDVAATLAEVGKLSGGVTTLRFENRYRQKDGSYRWLSWTAVPAEDLIHAVGRDITAEKEAAQALAETEEALRQAQKMEAVGQLTGGIAHDFNNLLTGIVGSLDMMQTRVAQGRTDTIEKYAKAAMSSANRAAALTHRLLAFARRQPLDPKPVNANTLVTSLEDLLRRTIGEAVSLEIVTAGGLWPTLCDPHQLESAVLNLAINARDAMPDGGKLTIETCNTHLDRAYAKLHPGVEPGQYICICVTDTGTGMPPDVVARAFDPFFTTKPIGQGTGLGLSMIYGFARQSEGHAKIYSEVGQGTSVKIYLPRHRGALTGEDTQASGLTQAHRAETGETVLVVEDEPVVRDLIVEVLHDLGYRALEAQDGPSGLAVLQSHERIDLLVTDVGLPGLNGRQLADQAREGRPELKVLFITGYAENAMFGNGHLEPGMQMMTKPFPVEALATRIREIIQS; encoded by the coding sequence ATGACCGAGAGTGCCGGCTCCCCGAACCTCAACTTCCTCTCGGGCGGGGGACGGATGGGCGAACGTATGCGCGCCCATGACTGGTCGAATTCAACGCTCGGGCGGCCGGAGACCTGGCCGCAGTGCCTGCGCTCGGCCGTGAGCCTGATGCTCGGCTCCAAGTTCCCGATGTTCGTGGCTTGGGGGCCGGAGCTCGGATTCCTTTATAACGAGCCTTACGCGGAAATCCTCGGCGACAAGCATCCGGCCGCCCTCGGAAGCCGCTTCCACGACATCTGGGCCGAGATCTGGGACGACATCGCGCCGCTGATCGACCGCGCCATGGCGGGCGAGGCGACATGGGCCGAGAACTTGCCGCTCGTCATGAACCGACACGGCTACGACGAGCGGACCTGGTTCACCTTCTCCTACTCGCCCGTTCGGGACGACGAAGGCGAGGTCGGCGGCATGTTCTGCGCCTGCACGGAAACGACCGCCAAGGTGAAAGCCGAGGAGGCCCTGCGCGCGAGCGAGGCCCGAGCCTCCGGCGTGCTGGAGGGCATGGGCGAGGGCTTCATGCTGCTCGACCGTGATTTCCGCATCCTACAGATGAACGCGGAAGGCTTCCGGTTGGAGGAGCGGCCGCCCGGCGAGGTGCTCGGGAGCTCGCATTGGGAGATCTATCCGGGCTCGGAGCAGATGCCCATCGGACAGATGTATCTGCGAGCCATGCGCGAGCGGATGCCCTTGACGCTGGAGCACCGTCACGTCTGGCCCGATGGGCACGCGGCTTGGCTGGAGGTGCGAGCCTACCCGCATCCGGAAGGGTTGGCGTTGTTCTACCGCGATGTGACGGAACGCCGGGAGCGCGAGAAGGCGCTGCGCGAGGCCGAGGCGCGACTGCGCGCTCTGGCGGACAACCTGCCTGGCGGCATGGTCTACCAAATCGCGATGGACAGGGATGGTTCGAACCGGCGCTTCCTCTACGTGTCGCGGGGCTTCGAGCGCATGACCGGCATGTCGGCCGAGGCCGCGCTGCTCGACCCGGCCGCGGCCTACGACCTGATCCTGCCCGAGTACCGCGAGGGCTTGGCCGCAGCCGAGCACGTCGCGATCCGGGACCTCGCGCCGTTCGACTTCGAGACGCCCTTCCGTCGTAGCGACGGGGAGGTGCGCTGGAGCCGCATCATCTCGGCGCCTCGGCGGCAGCCCGACGGTTCGCTCGTCTGGGACGGCATCCAGTTCGATGATACCGACCGCAAGCAGGTCGAGGAGCGCCTTCGCGAGAGCGAGGCCAAGTTCCAGGCCATCGCCAACTCCATCGACCAGATGGTGTGGTCGACGGGTCCCGACGGCCACCACGATTACTTCAACCAACGCTGGTACGACTTCACCGGCGTGCCGGCAGGCTCGACGGACGGCAAGGACTGGGAGGACATCGTCCACCCGGGTGACCGGGCGCGCACGTGGACGTCCTGGAGTGCGTGTCTTGCAACGGGCGAGCCCTACCGGATCGAGTACCGGCTGCGCCACCGCACAGGGCAGTACCGCTGGACGCTCGGACGAGCCCTGCCAATGCGCGACGAGGCGGGCCGGATCACGCGCTGGTTCGGCACCTGCACCGACATCCAGGACATCGTCGAGGCGCGCGAGGTCCTGGCGCGCTCGCGCGAGGACCTTGAACGGTTGGTAGCGGAGCGTACGGCCGACCGTGACCGCATGTGGCGGCTCTCGACGGACGTCATGCTGGTCGCGCGCTACGACGCCACCATCGAGGCGGTGAACCCGGCCTGGACCACGCTGCTCGGGTGGGATGAGCGTGAGCTCATCGGTAGCGCCTTCATGGACCTCGTCCATCCGGACGACGTCGCCGCCACGCTTGCGGAGGTCGGGAAGCTGTCGGGGGGGGTGACCACCCTACGGTTCGAGAACCGCTATCGCCAGAAGGACGGCAGCTACCGCTGGCTCTCGTGGACGGCCGTTCCCGCCGAGGATCTCATCCACGCGGTCGGGCGTGACATCACTGCCGAAAAGGAGGCCGCACAAGCCCTCGCTGAAACCGAGGAGGCGCTGCGCCAAGCCCAGAAGATGGAAGCCGTGGGCCAACTGACGGGCGGCATCGCACACGATTTCAACAACCTCCTGACCGGCATCGTCGGCTCCCTCGACATGATGCAGACCCGCGTCGCGCAGGGTCGAACCGACACCATCGAGAAGTATGCCAAGGCGGCGATGTCCTCGGCCAATCGCGCGGCCGCCCTGACGCACCGCCTGCTGGCCTTCGCTCGCCGGCAGCCCCTCGACCCGAAGCCGGTCAACGCCAACACGCTCGTGACCTCGCTGGAGGATCTGCTGCGCCGGACAATCGGCGAGGCCGTCAGCTTGGAGATCGTCACCGCAGGCGGCCTGTGGCCGACGCTTTGCGACCCGCACCAGCTCGAAAGCGCTGTCCTGAACCTGGCCATCAACGCGCGCGACGCCATGCCAGACGGCGGCAAGCTCACCATCGAGACCTGCAACACGCACCTCGACCGGGCCTATGCCAAGCTGCACCCGGGGGTGGAGCCCGGCCAGTACATTTGCATCTGCGTGACCGATACCGGCACCGGCATGCCGCCGGACGTCGTCGCGCGGGCCTTCGACCCGTTCTTCACGACGAAACCCATCGGCCAGGGAACGGGGCTCGGCCTGTCGATGATCTACGGCTTCGCGCGCCAGTCGGAGGGGCATGCCAAGATCTACTCGGAGGTCGGGCAGGGCACGTCAGTGAAGATCTACCTGCCGCGCCATCGCGGAGCTTTGACCGGGGAGGACACGCAGGCATCGGGCCTGACGCAAGCGCACCGGGCCGAGACCGGCGAGACGGTGCTGGTCGTGGAGGACGAGCCGGTGGTGCGCGACCTCATCGTCGAGGTGCTGCACGATCTCGGCTACCGGGCCTTGGAGGCGCAGGACGGACCCTCCGGCCTCGCCGTTCTGCAGTCGCACGAGCGCATCGACCTCTTGGTCACCGACGTCGGCCTACCGGGCTTGAACGGGCGCCAGCTCGCCGACCAGGCCCGCGAAGGGCGGCCCGAGCTCAAGGTGCTGTTCATCACCGGCTATGCCGAGAACGCGATGTTCGGGAACGGCCACCTCGAACCAGGCATGCAGATGATGACCAAGCCCTTCCCGGTTGAAGCCCTGGCGACGCGCATCCGCGAGATAATCCAGAGTTGA
- a CDS encoding protein of unknown function (Evidence 5 : Unknown function), which produces MERRGGEFAAGYWSGEAAASRPSVRPVPAQEVISGADHRLFAPVHDLVEARQALQAERDTNTLASKGLQNDNIEFPAYHHFRHCLADRPQATGVAIEGVLCGVRLEGWQIDCPLSLTHPPGSFSASVSGR; this is translated from the coding sequence ATGGAACGGCGAGGTGGCGAGTTTGCGGCCGGGTACTGGTCGGGCGAGGCTGCCGCGTCCAGGCCTAGCGTCAGACCCGTGCCAGCGCAGGAGGTTATAAGCGGAGCAGATCACCGCCTATTCGCTCCGGTCCATGATCTTGTTGAGGCCAGACAGGCTCTGCAGGCAGAGCGGGATACTAATACCCTAGCCTCTAAGGGGCTTCAGAACGACAATATCGAGTTCCCAGCGTATCACCACTTCCGGCACTGCCTTGCAGATCGGCCGCAGGCAACAGGCGTCGCCATCGAAGGTGTCCTATGCGGCGTGAGGCTGGAGGGTTGGCAAATCGACTGTCCGTTGAGTCTCACCCACCCTCCAGGCTCATTTAGTGCGAGCGTCTCCGGCCGCTGA
- a CDS encoding protein of unknown function (Evidence 5 : Unknown function) produces MGEEPMKLSERHFLQAMCMRHETWINRRSPHVAAVIHRAKLKKASCSKSKNKSLPHNDNVIELALPDKTGRSLFGSGAPQPSELGAQLTTAIF; encoded by the coding sequence TTGGGGGAAGAACCTATGAAGTTAAGCGAGCGCCACTTTCTACAAGCGATGTGCATGCGCCATGAGACTTGGATCAACCGGCGCTCTCCTCATGTGGCCGCCGTCATTCACCGCGCAAAGCTCAAGAAGGCATCTTGTTCTAAGTCAAAGAACAAGTCTTTGCCTCACAACGACAATGTTATCGAATTAGCATTGCCTGACAAAACGGGACGATCGCTCTTCGGCAGCGGCGCGCCTCAGCCCAGCGAACTTGGCGCTCAGCTCACCACGGCAATTTTCTAA
- a CDS encoding Integrase catalytic region (fragment), with the protein MRYPAPEKLEVIRLVEQSHLPVRATLDKLGVARATFYRWYDTYQRGGPEALVDRPSRPSRVWNRLPMEVREQIVALALEEPELSPRELAVRFTDERRYFVSEATVYRLLKAQDLVTSPAYIVANAADEFRDKTTAPNQLVRRQMI; encoded by the coding sequence ATGAGGTACCCGGCCCCCGAGAAGCTGGAGGTCATCCGGCTGGTCGAGCAGTCCCACCTGCCGGTGCGCGCCACCCTGGACAAGCTCGGCGTCGCCCGAGCCACGTTCTACCGTTGGTACGACACCTACCAACGCGGCGGCCCCGAGGCTCTGGTCGATCGCCCCTCGCGACCAAGCCGGGTGTGGAACCGCCTGCCCATGGAGGTTCGCGAGCAGATTGTCGCGCTCGCGCTGGAAGAGCCGGAACTCAGCCCGCGCGAGCTGGCGGTACGCTTCACCGACGAGCGGCGGTACTTCGTCTCCGAAGCCACCGTCTACCGCCTGCTCAAAGCTCAGGATCTGGTCACCAGCCCGGCCTATATCGTCGCCAACGCCGCCGATGAGTTCCGCGACAAGACCACCGCGCCCAACCAGCTTGTGCGTCGTCAGATGATTTGA
- a CDS encoding Integrase catalytic region, whose protein sequence is MRYPAPEKLEVIRLVEQSHLPVRATLDKLGVARATFYRWYDTYQRGGPEALVDRPSRPSRVWNRLPMEVREQIVALALEEPELSPRELAVRFTDERRYFVSEATVYRLLKAQDLVTSPAYIVANAADEFRDKTTAPNQLWQTDFTYLKVVGWGWYYLSTVLDDFSRYIVAWKLCTTMQASDVTATLDLALTAAGLDPVQVAHRPRLLTDNGSSYVAADLATWLGSRGMTHIRGAPRHPQTQGKIERWHLTLKNRILLEHAYLPGELEARVAAFVEHYNHVRAHESLGNLTPSDVYFGRGEAILRDRAQIKRQTLMHRRLRHHAQAA, encoded by the coding sequence ATGAGGTACCCGGCCCCCGAGAAGCTGGAGGTCATCCGGCTGGTCGAGCAGTCCCACCTGCCGGTGCGCGCCACCCTGGACAAGCTCGGCGTCGCCCGAGCCACGTTCTACCGTTGGTACGACACCTACCAACGCGGCGGCCCCGAGGCTCTGGTCGATCGCCCCTCGCGACCAAGCCGGGTGTGGAACCGCCTGCCCATGGAGGTTCGCGAGCAGATTGTCGCGCTCGCGCTGGAAGAGCCGGAACTCAGCCCGCGCGAGCTGGCGGTACGCTTCACCGACGAGCGGCGGTACTTCGTCTCCGAAGCCACCGTCTACCGCCTGCTCAAAGCTCAGGATCTGGTCACCAGCCCGGCCTATATCGTCGCCAACGCCGCCGATGAGTTCCGCGACAAGACCACCGCGCCCAACCAGCTGTGGCAGACGGACTTCACCTACCTGAAGGTCGTCGGCTGGGGCTGGTACTATCTCTCGACGGTGCTGGATGACTTCTCGCGCTACATCGTAGCTTGGAAGCTGTGCACGACGATGCAGGCCAGCGACGTCACCGCCACACTCGACTTGGCGCTTACGGCTGCCGGCCTCGACCCCGTGCAGGTGGCACACCGGCCACGGCTGCTCACCGACAACGGATCGAGCTACGTCGCGGCTGACTTGGCCACGTGGCTCGGCAGCCGGGGCATGACCCACATCCGGGGGGCGCCCCGCCATCCGCAGACACAGGGCAAGATCGAGCGCTGGCACTTGACGCTCAAGAACCGCATCCTGCTCGAACACGCCTACCTGCCCGGCGAGCTGGAGGCGCGGGTCGCCGCCTTCGTCGAGCACTACAACCATGTCCGGGCTCATGAGAGCCTGGGCAACCTCACCCCGTCCGACGTCTACTTCGGCCGTGGCGAGGCCATCCTGCGCGATCGAGCGCAGATCAAGCGCCAGACTCTCATGCACCGCCGCTTGCGCCATCACGCGCAGGCCGCCTAA
- a CDS encoding transposase gives MKQSSGPVRKPAEAVIKDIRRATRRQFSAEEKIRIVLEGLRGEDSIAELCRREGIASSMYYGWSKEFLEAGKKRLAGDTARAATADEVKDLRREAGALKEVVADLVLENRLLKKSMSGAGGDEA, from the coding sequence ATGAAACAGTCATCCGGGCCGGTACGGAAGCCGGCGGAGGCCGTGATCAAGGACATCCGCCGCGCTACGCGTCGGCAGTTCTCGGCCGAAGAGAAGATCCGCATCGTGCTGGAAGGCCTGCGCGGCGAGGACAGCATCGCCGAGCTGTGCCGGCGCGAAGGCATCGCCAGCTCGATGTACTACGGCTGGTCCAAGGAGTTCCTGGAAGCCGGGAAGAAGCGGCTGGCCGGCGACACGGCCCGTGCCGCCACCGCCGATGAGGTCAAGGACCTGCGCCGCGAGGCGGGCGCGCTGAAGGAGGTCGTGGCCGACCTCGTCCTGGAGAACCGCCTGCTCAAAAAAAGCATGAGCGGGGCTGGGGGCGACGAGGCATGA
- a CDS encoding putative transcriptional regulator (Evidence 3 : Putative function from multiple computational evidences; PubMedId : 8843437; Product type r : regulator) has protein sequence MRGSELGELAAFLAVARHRSFRKAATERGVASSAISHAIRNLEERVGVRLLQRTTRSVALTDAGERFLADLAPAFEQIERAQEGLNTFRATPFGTVRINLPTSLAPFLLRDVIGSLVAENPGLRLDIVATDRLIDIVEEGFDAGIRFGEVLSRNMIAVRIGPTQRFAVVGSPDYLDQHPAPEHPRDLQHHVGIRYSFPSGRILNWRFKRDDEAIEVDVDGPVTLDHQELMVEAAVKGAGLAYVWEDRARPYLETGTLRRCLEDWCPVRDDLFLYYPSQRHLSGGLRALIDRLKV, from the coding sequence ATGCGTGGCAGCGAGCTTGGCGAACTAGCCGCCTTCTTGGCGGTCGCCCGGCACCGTAGCTTCCGGAAGGCCGCAACCGAGCGTGGTGTCGCCTCGTCCGCCATCAGCCACGCGATCCGTAACTTGGAGGAGCGCGTCGGCGTCAGGCTGCTCCAGCGAACCACCCGGAGCGTCGCTCTCACCGACGCGGGCGAACGCTTCCTCGCCGACCTCGCACCGGCCTTCGAGCAGATCGAACGGGCTCAGGAGGGCCTAAACACGTTCCGAGCAACGCCATTTGGGACCGTCCGGATCAACCTACCGACGTCCCTCGCGCCCTTCTTGTTGCGTGACGTCATCGGCTCGCTAGTCGCGGAGAACCCTGGCCTGCGCCTCGACATCGTGGCGACTGATCGCCTGATCGACATCGTCGAGGAAGGCTTCGACGCCGGCATTCGGTTCGGCGAGGTGCTGTCCCGAAACATGATCGCGGTACGGATTGGGCCAACGCAACGCTTTGCGGTCGTTGGCTCGCCCGACTACTTGGATCAGCATCCGGCGCCGGAGCACCCACGGGACCTCCAGCATCACGTCGGCATCCGGTACAGCTTCCCGAGCGGCAGGATCTTAAACTGGCGGTTTAAGCGGGATGATGAGGCCATCGAAGTCGACGTCGATGGGCCGGTCACACTCGACCACCAGGAGCTGATGGTCGAAGCAGCCGTAAAGGGCGCTGGGTTGGCCTACGTCTGGGAGGATCGCGCCCGACCGTACCTCGAAACCGGCACGCTTCGCCGATGCCTCGAAGATTGGTGCCCCGTACGAGATGACCTGTTCCTCTACTACCCCAGTCAGCGGCATCTTTCCGGCGGTCTTAGGGCGCTGATCGACCGGTTGAAGGTCTGA
- a CDS encoding protein of unknown function (Evidence 5 : Unknown function), whose translation MRVSAYVGLIAEAMGMSPAGRRHLALAATMHDVGEIAVPDAILLKPGPLTPEEHRQMETHAERGQRILGGSASPVMRARRGDRGEPPRALGRGWLPVRPEG comes from the coding sequence TTGCGTGTCTCCGCCTATGTCGGGCTGATCGCCGAGGCGATGGGCATGTCGCCTGCCGGACGCCGGCATCTCGCACTGGCCGCGACCATGCACGATGTCGGAGAGATCGCCGTGCCCGACGCCATCCTGCTCAAGCCCGGACCGCTGACGCCGGAGGAGCACCGGCAGATGGAGACGCACGCCGAGCGCGGCCAGCGCATCCTCGGCGGCAGCGCCTCGCCCGTCATGCGGGCTCGCCGCGGAGATCGCGGCGAGCCACCACGAGCGCTGGGACGGGGCTGGCTACCCGTACGGCCTGAAGGGTGA
- a CDS encoding Zinc-containing alcohol dehydrogenase superfamily (Evidence 2b : Function from indirect experimental evidences (e.g. phenotypes); Product type e : enzyme) produces the protein MPRVVRFHETGGPEVLKVEDVQVSAPKAGEVQIRVKAMGLNRAEVMFRTGQYVTEPQFPATLGYEAAGTVEALGPDVEGFSIGDAVSVVPCFLLGEYGLHGEVVNAPAFGVVKHPANLSWEEAAATWMMFVTAYGALVDIANVQAGQTVLIRAASSSVGLAAILITNALGAVPVALTRRSNKRDELLKHGAAHVIATEEQDLVAEVERITDGKGAHVAFDPVGGSEVAKILEALGYLGIFFQYGALDTTPLSVPVMPLLGKDLTVRGYQLFEITMDPVRLEKAKDFIVRGLALGALKPVVARTFKLDEIVEAHRFMESNEQVGKIVVTA, from the coding sequence ATGCCCCGCGTCGTCCGCTTCCATGAGACCGGTGGTCCCGAGGTGCTGAAGGTCGAGGACGTCCAGGTCTCTGCGCCGAAGGCCGGAGAGGTTCAGATTCGGGTGAAGGCCATGGGCCTGAACCGGGCTGAAGTCATGTTTCGGACCGGCCAGTATGTGACCGAGCCGCAGTTCCCGGCTACGCTCGGCTACGAGGCCGCCGGCACCGTCGAGGCCCTTGGACCTGACGTCGAGGGCTTCTCTATCGGCGATGCGGTAAGCGTCGTGCCTTGCTTCCTGCTCGGCGAGTACGGCCTACACGGCGAGGTCGTGAATGCGCCCGCCTTCGGGGTTGTAAAGCACCCGGCCAACCTCTCGTGGGAGGAAGCCGCCGCGACCTGGATGATGTTCGTGACCGCCTACGGCGCGCTCGTCGATATCGCGAATGTCCAAGCTGGCCAGACAGTGCTGATCCGTGCGGCTTCCAGCAGCGTCGGCTTGGCGGCCATCCTGATCACCAACGCATTGGGGGCCGTCCCGGTCGCCCTGACGCGCCGGAGCAACAAGCGCGACGAACTCCTCAAGCACGGGGCCGCCCACGTCATCGCCACCGAGGAGCAGGATCTCGTAGCCGAGGTGGAGCGCATCACCGATGGCAAGGGAGCCCACGTTGCCTTCGACCCGGTCGGGGGCTCGGAAGTCGCCAAGATCTTGGAGGCGCTTGGCTACCTCGGCATCTTCTTCCAGTATGGCGCCCTCGATACGACGCCCCTATCAGTGCCGGTGATGCCGCTCCTGGGCAAGGACTTGACCGTGCGCGGCTACCAGCTCTTCGAGATCACGATGGATCCCGTGCGCCTGGAGAAGGCGAAGGACTTCATCGTGAGGGGGCTGGCCTTGGGTGCCTTGAAGCCGGTCGTCGCGAGGACGTTCAAGCTCGACGAGATCGTGGAGGCGCACCGTTTCATGGAGAGCAACGAGCAGGTCGGGAAGATCGTCGTCACCGCCTGA
- a CDS encoding protein of unknown function (Evidence 5 : Unknown function) — MLALVLDDAETNNLVMVASLRPLAGCVPHDFTVPAEALAFAEARASEIGVVITDYEMPSMNGIEFIRAVRRVPGLAHVPTVMVTSHDQRSLRRKALEAGATDFLTTSRPTRLRSAPVSRTCSPSQRLTGRSATTPRSSPARSLPRSHSSRSGSARSSRPSCAPPSTVTRTQVTISCVSPPMSG, encoded by the coding sequence ATGCTCGCTCTCGTCCTCGACGACGCCGAGACGAACAATCTGGTCATGGTGGCCTCTCTGCGGCCGCTCGCCGGATGCGTGCCGCACGACTTCACTGTGCCGGCCGAGGCGCTCGCCTTCGCTGAGGCTCGCGCTTCCGAGATTGGGGTCGTCATCACGGACTACGAGATGCCGAGCATGAACGGCATCGAGTTCATCCGGGCAGTGCGGCGCGTGCCCGGCCTCGCGCACGTGCCGACCGTCATGGTGACGAGCCACGACCAGCGCAGCCTGCGCCGCAAGGCGCTGGAGGCGGGTGCCACCGACTTCCTCACCACAAGCCGGCCGACGCGGCTGAGATCCGCGCCCGTGTCACGAACCTGCTCGCCCTCTCAGAGGCTCACCGGGCGCAGCGCGACCACGCCGCGCAGCTCGCCCGCGAGGTCGCTGCCGCGGTCGCACTCGTCGAGGAGCGGGAGCGCGAGATCGTCTCGACCCTCATGCGCGCCGCCGAGCACCGTGACGCGGACACAGGTGACCATATCTTGCGTGTCTCCGCCTATGTCGGGCTGA
- a CDS encoding protein of unknown function (Evidence 5 : Unknown function): MAAQSLAITSLNARSLSHPDLRCQHFECPLGVSGVSVQLMNSRGQLAHPAGRWSDR, from the coding sequence ATGGCGGCGCAGTCTCTTGCGATCACCTCGCTGAATGCCCGCTCCCTATCCCATCCGGACCTTCGGTGTCAGCACTTCGAATGTCCGCTTGGGGTGTCAGGAGTGAGCGTCCAGCTAATGAACTCCCGAGGCCAACTGGCTCATCCAGCAGGCCGCTGGAGCGATCGGTGA